In Halobacterium sp. R2-5, one DNA window encodes the following:
- a CDS encoding helix-turn-helix domain-containing protein, protein MAEDAADVFALLSDDTRVDVLRAVAQAERETELGESGPVELSFSDIYERVAVDNTSKLSYHLGELTGTFLRKSERGYALTHAGEYMVRFVLSENYGTPEAFGPVEVAGRCPFCAGTELVAELFEQQIFLVKCRACERPVAGLPTTPAQTRDWGPEEYVESMATAYVAQVRQMRRGVCPTCFGRVIGEVVMMPENPTDYDYVVELACESCLRSYSMALPYAVVGHPASVVFHWERGVDVTQLGFWELHDRAYVEDWAVEERAGGEGYEVSMELEGDLLRLVVDGAVGVVESETVVRGRS, encoded by the coding sequence ATGGCTGAGGATGCAGCGGATGTGTTTGCGTTACTGTCCGACGATACTCGTGTGGATGTGCTGCGGGCGGTGGCGCAGGCCGAACGGGAGACGGAACTTGGGGAGAGTGGACCGGTTGAGCTGTCGTTTTCGGACATCTACGAGCGCGTTGCGGTGGACAATACGTCGAAGTTGTCCTACCATCTTGGGGAGTTGACGGGGACGTTTCTGCGGAAGTCCGAGCGTGGGTACGCGTTGACGCACGCGGGGGAGTACATGGTCCGGTTCGTGCTGTCGGAGAATTACGGGACGCCGGAGGCGTTCGGGCCGGTTGAGGTGGCTGGGCGGTGTCCGTTTTGTGCCGGGACGGAGTTGGTGGCGGAGCTGTTTGAACAGCAGATATTTCTCGTGAAGTGTCGGGCGTGTGAACGGCCGGTTGCGGGGTTACCGACGACGCCCGCGCAGACGAGAGATTGGGGGCCCGAGGAGTATGTGGAGAGTATGGCGACTGCGTATGTGGCGCAGGTGCGGCAGATGCGGCGGGGGGTTTGTCCGACGTGTTTTGGGCGCGTGATCGGTGAAGTGGTGATGATGCCGGAGAATCCGACGGACTACGATTACGTGGTTGAGTTGGCGTGTGAGTCGTGCTTGCGTTCGTATTCGATGGCGTTACCGTACGCAGTAGTGGGTCATCCGGCGTCGGTAGTGTTTCACTGGGAGCGGGGCGTGGACGTGACTCAGTTGGGGTTCTGGGAGCTTCACGACCGTGCGTACGTGGAAGACTGGGCCGTTGAGGAGCGTGCGGGCGGGGAAGGGTACGAGGTGTCGATGGAGCTGGAGGGCGATTTACTTCGGCTCGTTGTCGATGGGGCGGTTGGTGTGGTGGAGTCCGAGACGGTGGTGCGCGGGCGGTCCTAG
- a CDS encoding class I SAM-dependent methyltransferase → MPPTTHQPQPDYDARTHSTDDIRDIYADLADKYARYAFIDRHTTGRYRKRHFRNATGRVLDVACGTGTNFPYLTAATDLVGIDLSPEMLAVAENRDRDADLYEMDAQDLEFPDNSFDTVISALSTCTFPDPVAALNEMARVCRPDGRILLLEHGESDASLIARYQHWRRDAHYATQGCRLTQEPMDHVKAADLTAGTVDTAFFGIITTIEATPN, encoded by the coding sequence ATGCCACCCACAACGCACCAACCACAACCCGACTACGACGCCCGAACACACTCCACCGACGACATCAGGGACATCTACGCCGACCTCGCCGACAAATACGCTCGCTACGCATTCATCGACCGCCACACAACCGGTCGCTACCGAAAACGCCACTTCCGGAACGCCACCGGCCGCGTCCTCGATGTCGCCTGCGGCACCGGGACGAATTTCCCGTACCTCACAGCAGCCACCGACCTCGTCGGCATCGACCTCAGTCCAGAGATGCTCGCAGTCGCCGAGAACCGCGACCGCGACGCCGACCTCTACGAAATGGACGCCCAAGACCTAGAGTTCCCCGACAACAGCTTCGACACCGTCATCTCCGCGCTCTCCACATGCACGTTCCCCGACCCCGTCGCGGCCCTCAACGAGATGGCGCGCGTCTGCCGTCCCGACGGCCGTATTCTCCTCCTCGAACACGGCGAAAGCGACGCCAGCCTCATCGCTCGCTACCAACACTGGCGTCGTGACGCCCACTACGCTACCCAGGGCTGCCGACTCACGCAGGAGCCGATGGACCACGTCAAGGCAGCCGACCTCACCGCTGGAACAGTCGACACCGCCTTCTTCGGCATCATCACCACTATCGAAGCAACCCCGAACTGA
- a CDS encoding MMPL family transporter, with translation MALQRFLNTTANIVTTHNIAVIVVMLVLTAGVGAGITTLGSASDGESAVDFPPTTPAEKADYITEHYTTASDSASERAHVPVYVNAGDGENALSKSSLLASLRYQQAVLENESVASTVAADSSRTGAGIHGIPNLVAAQLADSDTPSLDTQIAVLADATPTTVERATKTALADNQEARQLLPRSYEAGSATAESHRMLFTFTATDSEGNAPTDATKALYETAATHESPDVFTLGEHALAEYQAQNISNTIALIVPVVLALLLVVLTFTYRDLVDVVVGMLGVGVSILWMFGILGWLNVDIGTTMIIGPVLIAGLSIDYGFHIFTRYREYRRPDEEVRAPMARSVRSVGVALGLVTVTTGIGFLSNVTNPVESIQTLGIGITLGVASALVVFVTLVPALKVTADAALERLGFDRQKPPLGESALLKPLLRGSVGFAKRAAPVVLVLAVLAGAAGGAAWTSLDEKPFDRQREPTADWKTDLPEPLGWERTDYNRQDIYVQEHYRGVADDTSQRVQLLVERDVTDDGALDAVHDGTKTLVDGGRVLSPVTVMHRVAVRDDAFAETLAAADTDGDGVPDENLATVYDALYAAAPNTAERVIERSPDTGEYTSLRVVGPADGGGSLAERADQQRTAATAIEDAAGQGVDLDATAVSPTTIQQAGIEAVTAGILRVMVLALLAITLTYVAVTALSYGSATLGLITVTPIALVVALVIAGMAILAVPLTLVTALLMSLTIGLGVDYNIHVTDRFVEELTSGLDPEKALETAVIGTGGALVGSALTTAIAFVAILLHPSPQLQNFGTLVVLALLASFATAVLVLPSLLAIWIKHGTPETVTDQTPTPIQQTATSSHD, from the coding sequence ATGGCCCTCCAACGATTCCTCAACACCACCGCCAACATCGTCACCACACACAACATCGCCGTCATCGTCGTGATGCTCGTACTGACAGCCGGCGTTGGCGCGGGCATCACGACTCTCGGCAGCGCCAGCGACGGCGAAAGCGCCGTCGATTTCCCGCCGACCACGCCCGCCGAGAAAGCCGACTACATCACCGAACACTACACCACCGCCTCAGACAGCGCCAGCGAGCGCGCACACGTCCCGGTCTACGTCAACGCCGGCGACGGGGAGAACGCGCTTTCGAAATCGTCGCTGCTGGCAAGTCTACGTTACCAGCAAGCCGTCCTCGAGAACGAGTCGGTCGCCAGCACCGTAGCCGCCGACAGTAGTCGTACTGGCGCCGGCATCCACGGGATACCGAATCTCGTGGCGGCACAGCTCGCCGACAGCGACACCCCCTCGCTGGACACCCAGATCGCGGTCCTCGCCGACGCCACCCCCACAACCGTCGAACGCGCTACAAAGACCGCGCTCGCCGACAATCAGGAAGCCCGCCAACTCCTCCCCCGGTCCTACGAGGCCGGCTCCGCCACCGCCGAGAGCCACCGGATGCTGTTCACGTTCACCGCAACTGACAGCGAGGGCAACGCCCCAACGGACGCCACAAAAGCCCTCTACGAGACGGCCGCCACCCACGAGAGCCCCGACGTATTCACCCTCGGCGAGCACGCGCTCGCGGAGTACCAAGCCCAGAATATCTCGAACACGATCGCCCTCATCGTTCCCGTTGTACTAGCGCTCCTGCTGGTCGTACTCACATTCACGTACCGGGACCTCGTCGACGTCGTCGTCGGCATGCTCGGCGTCGGCGTATCCATCCTCTGGATGTTCGGCATCCTCGGCTGGCTCAACGTCGACATCGGCACCACGATGATCATCGGCCCCGTACTGATTGCCGGGCTCAGCATCGACTACGGCTTTCACATCTTCACCCGCTACCGCGAGTACCGGCGCCCGGACGAAGAAGTCCGCGCGCCCATGGCACGATCCGTTCGGTCAGTCGGCGTCGCCCTCGGTCTCGTCACCGTCACGACCGGTATCGGTTTCCTGTCGAACGTCACCAATCCCGTCGAAAGCATCCAGACGCTCGGCATCGGCATCACACTCGGCGTCGCGTCTGCACTCGTCGTGTTCGTCACGCTCGTCCCCGCCCTGAAAGTCACCGCTGATGCCGCACTCGAACGCCTCGGGTTCGACCGCCAGAAGCCACCGCTCGGCGAGAGCGCGCTCCTCAAGCCGCTGCTCCGGGGAAGCGTCGGCTTCGCGAAACGCGCCGCTCCAGTCGTCCTCGTGCTCGCAGTCCTCGCCGGTGCTGCCGGCGGTGCCGCGTGGACGAGCCTCGACGAGAAACCGTTCGACCGGCAGCGCGAACCCACAGCCGACTGGAAAACCGACCTCCCAGAACCCCTCGGCTGGGAACGCACCGACTACAACCGCCAAGACATCTACGTCCAAGAACACTACCGCGGCGTCGCCGACGACACCAGTCAACGCGTCCAACTACTCGTCGAAAGAGATGTGACAGACGACGGCGCGCTCGATGCCGTCCACGATGGCACCAAGACGCTCGTGGACGGCGGCCGCGTCCTCTCGCCAGTCACGGTCATGCATCGTGTCGCCGTCCGCGACGACGCGTTCGCGGAAACGCTCGCCGCCGCGGACACCGATGGTGACGGCGTCCCCGACGAGAACCTCGCTACCGTCTACGACGCGCTGTACGCAGCTGCGCCGAACACTGCCGAACGCGTCATCGAACGGTCGCCCGACACTGGCGAGTACACGTCGCTACGCGTCGTCGGTCCCGCCGACGGCGGCGGCAGCCTCGCGGAACGCGCCGACCAACAGCGCACCGCCGCCACTGCCATCGAAGACGCGGCCGGACAGGGTGTTGACCTAGATGCGACGGCAGTTAGCCCCACGACCATCCAGCAGGCCGGCATCGAAGCCGTCACCGCGGGCATCCTCCGCGTGATGGTGCTTGCGCTCCTCGCCATCACACTCACCTACGTTGCTGTTACGGCGCTCTCGTACGGCAGCGCGACACTCGGCCTCATTACGGTCACGCCCATCGCGCTCGTCGTCGCGCTCGTCATCGCCGGCATGGCCATCCTTGCTGTCCCCCTGACGCTCGTCACAGCCCTCCTCATGAGCCTCACTATCGGCCTCGGCGTTGACTACAACATTCACGTCACCGATCGGTTCGTCGAAGAACTCACCTCAGGACTCGACCCAGAGAAAGCACTCGAAACAGCCGTCATCGGTACCGGCGGAGCGCTCGTCGGCAGCGCCCTCACTACCGCCATCGCCTTCGTCGCTATCCTCCTCCACCCGTCACCACAACTACAGAACTTCGGCACGCTAGTCGTACTCGCACTCCTCGCCTCGTTCGCCACGGCCGTACTTGTCCTTCCAAGCCTCCTCGCAATCTGGATCAAACACGGCACCCCAGAGACCGTCACCGACCAAACACCCACCCCAATTCAACAGACAGCAACCAGCAGCCACGACTAA